A single region of the Gorilla gorilla gorilla isolate KB3781 chromosome 1, NHGRI_mGorGor1-v2.1_pri, whole genome shotgun sequence genome encodes:
- the GSTM3 gene encoding glutathione S-transferase Mu 3 isoform X2 encodes MSGIKPLPLTVSLVLEGSKARHHVVRVVYGSRVLGYSWAPDYDRSQWLDVKFKLDLDFPNLPYLLDGKNKITQSNAILRYIARKHNMCGETEEEKIRVDIIENQVMDFRTQLIRLCYSSDHEKLKPQYLEELPGQLKQFSMFLGKFSWFAGEKLTFVDFLTYDILDQNRIFDPKCLDEFPNLKAFMCRFEALEKIAAYLHSDQFFKMPINNKMAQWGNKPVC; translated from the exons ATGTCGGGTATAAAGCCCCTCCCGCTCACAGTTTCCCTAGTCCTCGAAGGCTCGAAAGCTCGTCACCATGTCGTGCGAGTCGTCTATGGTTCTCGGGTACTGGGATATTCGTGGG CTCCTGACTATGATCGAAGCCaatggctggatgtgaaattcaaGCTAGACCTGGACTTTCCTAAT CTGCCCTACCTCCTGGATGGGAAGAACAAGATCACCCAGAGCAATGCCATCTTGCGCTACATCGCTCGCAAGCACAACATGT GTGGTGAGACTGAAGAAGAAAAGATTCGAGTGGACATCATAGAGAACCAAGTAATGGATTTCCGCACACAACTGATAAGGCTCTGTTACAGCTCTGACCAC GAAAAACTGAAGCCTCAGTACTTGGAAGAGCTACCTGGACAACTGAAACAATTCTCCATGTTTCTGGGGAAATTCTCATGGTTTGCCGGGGAAAAG CTCACCTTTGTGGATTTTCTCACCTATGATATCTTGGATCAGAACCGTATATTTGACCCCAAGTGCCTGGATGAGTTCCCAAACCTGAAGGCTTTCATGTGCCGTTTTGAG GCTTTGGAGAAAATCGCTGCCTACTTACACTCTGATCAGTTCTTCAAGATGCCCATCAACAACAAGATGGCCCAGTGGGGCAACAAGCCTGTATGCTGA
- the GSTM3 gene encoding glutathione S-transferase Mu 3 isoform X1, with translation MSCESSMVLGYWDIRGLAHAIRLLLEFTDTSYEEKRYTCGEAPDYDRSQWLDVKFKLDLDFPNLPYLLDGKNKITQSNAILRYIARKHNMCGETEEEKIRVDIIENQVMDFRTQLIRLCYSSDHEKLKPQYLEELPGQLKQFSMFLGKFSWFAGEKLTFVDFLTYDILDQNRIFDPKCLDEFPNLKAFMCRFEALEKIAAYLHSDQFFKMPINNKMAQWGNKPVC, from the exons ATGTCGTGCGAGTCGTCTATGGTTCTCGGGTACTGGGATATTCGTGGG CTGGCGCACGCCATCCGCCTGCTCCTGGAGTTCACGGATACCTCCTATGAGGAGAAACGGTACACGTGCGGGGAAG CTCCTGACTATGATCGAAGCCaatggctggatgtgaaattcaaGCTAGACCTGGACTTTCCTAAT CTGCCCTACCTCCTGGATGGGAAGAACAAGATCACCCAGAGCAATGCCATCTTGCGCTACATCGCTCGCAAGCACAACATGT GTGGTGAGACTGAAGAAGAAAAGATTCGAGTGGACATCATAGAGAACCAAGTAATGGATTTCCGCACACAACTGATAAGGCTCTGTTACAGCTCTGACCAC GAAAAACTGAAGCCTCAGTACTTGGAAGAGCTACCTGGACAACTGAAACAATTCTCCATGTTTCTGGGGAAATTCTCATGGTTTGCCGGGGAAAAG CTCACCTTTGTGGATTTTCTCACCTATGATATCTTGGATCAGAACCGTATATTTGACCCCAAGTGCCTGGATGAGTTCCCAAACCTGAAGGCTTTCATGTGCCGTTTTGAG GCTTTGGAGAAAATCGCTGCCTACTTACACTCTGATCAGTTCTTCAAGATGCCCATCAACAACAAGATGGCCCAGTGGGGCAACAAGCCTGTATGCTGA